The Raphanus sativus cultivar WK10039 chromosome 2, ASM80110v3, whole genome shotgun sequence DNA segment attttaaaatgcCGTGGACCTTATACCATTTCACTACTGACTGTTTGCTTGGGTCGGATTTGACAAAAAATTCCATGCAAGTTTGCaaattaatattgtttttttctgacTAAAAACTTTCATACTAAAACATAAACTAACtattacatgattttatattGAGTAAAGTTTATATGAAACAAGCTTCGTGAATAATTCAATCCCAACCTATGAAAgtaaattaatattgtaaattaGTGTTGTTGAGATCATATGATATTCATATTGTAatttacaattaatatataataataatagctatTCACTAacttcattttaaataatttacagaATCATATGCTTTAAAGTTACATTAcataagattctttttttttggtaaaactaaATTACATTACATGAGATTTTACTGTGAAACTTAAGTTTGTGTATTATTAAGCTTTGTCCCATTGATCGGAGAATGTTTAAAGGAACGGTGACCCATTCACACCGAAGATATAAAATTTGGTGTCGATTTGACAGCATTAGCTCCAAACAGATCAAATAGAACcgaatcaaatcaaaaaaaGTAATTTTGGATTGAAGCTTCATGTAAACTTTATAAGCAGAATAATTCCAAGAGAAGAGATAAACTTATATGAAAAATCTCATCATGTGAGGACAAAAGAACATTATAGAGGTGAAGTAAGTGAACTATAGTAAAGCCCGAAGAACAACTATTTTACTGGCTTCAGGCTATCATTCTTAATATTATGCGTTGGCTAGAGTTATTGCTACTGATCGAAATCTCGTGAGCATTTATTTTCCACTGGCCATTTTATGTTCCACTTGTTTGGGTGTGTAAACATGTAGTCATATATTGATTCTTCTCATATACTCCTAGTTTAATAACTAAATCAttgtattaataataatattacatcaATCTTGTTTGAGAAATACTAATTTACggatttatttcttttgttaatctccatattaatattttttttgtcttccaACTGTAAGTTCAATGCATTTACATGCTCTCTACTAACTTTGGGCTTTGGGTGCAGCCACATGCCCTGCATGCTCACATTTATTTCACTTGTATTGTATATAGAAAACCTTGTACTATGTAGTACATTATAAACtactattttatatacattttcgTTTTATATCTACATTTTTGTATGCATATTAATTTCATTGAGTATATACACATTTGGAATCAAGAGTTTATAACTGCGGACGTTTATGTGAGATTGATTATAACTCTTTAATGTCAAGTCTAATCTGCGTACAAGTAAATAAGTAATGATGCAAAAGTACATCGTTaatttcaataaaaacaaatgcGAGCTAGAAAAAGATTGTGGTGGTAAAATATATTACTCTAGATTTTGACGCTACGAAAAACCAACACGAAATACTTATTTAGTTATTTCTAAAGAAGAACTTTATAGCTTATCTGCCCCATTTGTCAGTTTATAAGTTATAACCCTAATCATCactgtatatatacatatatagaataGTAGAAAGTAACTGTAAACGTGGAGGGATCTGCATCGAACAAATAAGAGATGAGATGGTCCAACATTCATTTACAATCTGTCTCCAAGTGTCATTTGATAACCCTAGTATTGACCGTTCATTCTCCTATATAAACTCCCAATGTATCATGCATTCTTCACTACATACTCCCTACTTACAAAGTACACAATAAAGTTAAGGTACAAAAAGATTAACAAGAGATGACAATAAGGTGTTTAGCCGTGTTCCTCGTTGTTCTTACTGTGGCTCAATCCGTCACTGCCACAAGACCGGCCCCGGCCAAGAATGTCGGAGCTGGCCTTGACGACCAAAAGAACTTTGTTGCGTTTGCTGGCATCGGTGGAGCTGCTGGAGTTGGTGGTGTTGGTGGTGTCGGAGCAGGTCTTGGTGGTGTAGCTGGTGGAGTCGGTGGTGTAGCCGGAGTTCTTCCTGTAGGTGGAGTAGGAGGGGGAATTGGTGGCTTAGGAGGTGTAGGTGGTCTCGGCGGTGGTTCAGGTCTCGGTGGTGGAATAGGTGGAATTGGTGGTGGTTCAGGTCTTGGTGGTGGTGTAGGTGGGCTCGGCGGTGTAGGCGGTCTGGGCGGAGTTGGTGGTTTAGGAGGAATTGGCGGTGGAAGCGACTGCGGTGGTCTCACGCATCCTTGAGCCTTAATGATAAACTAGATTTTTACCCGCACGCCTGTGCGGGTgtattcttttataaaatatgttgttttcatgttaatattagaGTTGGAAAAAATCAAATCCGAAAAATAAGTActaaacccgaaccaaaattgattaaatatcaaaattttggtatttgaAGAACTGAAACGGAATCCGATCCGAATCGAAATATTTCAGATACccaaatatatttgaaatagatttatatacttatatatattatttttagatttaatttatataaaaacatccagaatatatatggtactttaatttggtttataaatagtcaaatgtaaatatctaaaatagttaaagtatactcaaaataccaaaaatatttaataattattgtttctctatctgaatatttaaataaaattaatttatatgttaagtttaggtattatgacatatgttattcaaatttatatgttagatattattttgtttatatattttgagaaatttaaagtatatatcaaattttaaaaataatttaaatgggatATGCGAACCCGAACAAACCTGTAAAAATCCgaatcgaatccgaaccaaaatttagaaatatctgaatgggactgaaatctttga contains these protein-coding regions:
- the LOC130508774 gene encoding glycine-rich protein 23-like, with amino-acid sequence MTIRCLAVFLVVLTVAQSVTATRPAPAKNVGAGLDDQKNFVAFAGIGGAAGVGGVGGVGAGLGGVAGGVGGVAGVLPVGGVGGGIGGLGGVGGLGGGSGLGGGIGGIGGGSGLGGGVGGLGGVGGLGGVGGLGGIGGGSDCGGLTHP